TATCTTGCAAAGTAGCTATCCGGTGTGGCCAAATGCGTTAGCTATTGCTTTGCTTCCATTTGCTTGTGCGGCAATGTGGATGGCGATAAGAGACTGGCGGGCGCAGAAACACTCTGCTCTTGGGTATGTAGGAGTAGGGGCCGCAGCGATTTTGATTACTTGCGGAATTGCGCTCGTCCACCCGTCATTTGTCTTCAACATGGCCTCTCTCAGCGTATTTCCCCTGCTTTATCTGTTAATTCGCGGGATATGGCGTTCCCCCAGTCAGCGCAGAAGGAAGTCTCTGCTGTGGCTAGGTGGCGTAGTACTCGTAGTAGTGGGAGCGAGTCTGGCTATGTTCACTATTCCGTATGTCAGCGCTGTTGCTGCGCGTATGATGAGCTCATACGGCGGGGAACCGGCAATTGGCATCGAGGCGATACTGAAGATTGTTTCCGGAGCCACCGCGCATAAGGAAGGAACGGTAGTTCCAGTAAAGATGTCGCAGGCTCTTATGAACGTCTGTGGCATGGTCCTGTTTATAGGGGCCGTTCTAATGTGCTGGCGTAGGCGTGACAAGATCGTGTGGCTTTCGTGGCTGGGAACCGCATTCATAGCGCTAATTGTCTATTGGCGAGTACCCGGAGTCCTCGGGATGATTGGCGGATTCTGGTACATGAACGCACATAGGGTAATAGCACCGCTTGAAGTGCCGGCGACGTTATTATTTGGGTTGGGACTAGCCCAGTGGAGTTACCTGCTTTCACTTCTTTTGAAGACGGTTTTTCGCGCAAAGAACGCTGCTGGCCTGTCACGAGCGATCACACTGGGTGTTGTGTTAGTAGCAGGATTTAGCGCCGGAATTATTACTAAGAATGCCTTCTATCAGGTTGTCTACAATCCGAAATCAGATTTTGTGACGATACATATGTCGAGCCCTGAAATAGCTATGATCGAGCGGGCACAAAAGAAGATTAAGGGGCCGGTGCGAGTAATCGGCGATCCAACCAACGGCAGTGCCATGATGCAGGCTCTGGGAGGCGTGGAAGTGGTATTTCCGCAGATGTACTACAGGCCTTCGAATACTAACGAGGCCTACCTGCTATCGAATTTCGACAAGTTGGGTACGGAGCCGAAGGTTTGCGATCTAGTTCGTAAGTACAACATTAGGTACTTCTACTATGACAGTGACAAGGAAACCTTCGGCAAGACGGGGCAGGTAAAGGACGACGGAATCCAAGTGCCGCCCTCACCGAAGGAGGCCGAACTGGTAGATAGGGGAGGAACCGCCAGGCTGTACAAGATCACCGCCTGCAGGAGCTCCTGAAATTGCCTAACGTCCCCGCTAGAGACGAGAGTGAGCGCACATATTTGCTGCAGGCAACGGGTAAGTGCGCGGGGAGCCAGGACTTTATTTACAATACGTATGAGACTCAAATTTTGGAGGATATATGCAGATTGCAGTAGTGGCAATGGGAAAGATTGGTCTTCCTCTGGCAGTACAGTTTGCCGATATGGGACACCAAGTAGTTGGTGTTGACGTAAACCAGAAAACCGTTGACCTAGTAAACGCCGGTAAGGAGCCGTTCCCCGGCGAGGCTCATCTGCAGGAAAAACTGGATGAGCTCATTCCTGCTGGCAAGCTGCGCGCAACTACCGACTACGCGGAAGCTATTCCACAGGCTGATGCGGTTGTACTGGTTGTACCCCTGTTTGTAAACGATCAGACGTGGGAGCCAGTTTTCGGGTGGATGGATGCCGCCACCAAGTCCTTGGCAGCGAATCTGAAGCCGAACACTCTGATCTCTTACGAAACTACTTTGCCGGTAGGAACTACTCGGGGCCGCTGGAAGCCCATGATTGAAGAAATCTCGGGTCTGAAGGAAGGCGAAGATTTCCACCTCGTATTCTCTCCGGAGCGTGTACTCACCGGCCGTGTATTCGACGATCTGCAGAAGTACCCGAAGCTTGTCGGTGGTCTGAACGAAGAAGGCACGAAGGCCGGCATTGATTTCTACAAGCAGGTGCTCACTTTCCGCGATAGGGAAGACCTGCCTCGCCAGAATGGCGTGTGGGACATGGGGAGCGCTGAGGCAGCTGAAATGGCGAAGCTAGCCGAAACCACCTACCGCGATGTGAACATCGGACTGGCCAACCAGTTCGCAGTGTACGCAGACAAGGTTGGCATCGACGTAGAGAAGGTTATTGATGCCTGCAACTCTCAGCCATACAGTCACATTCACCGCCCTGGCATTGCGGTGGGCGGACACTGCATCCCGGTTTACCCCAGGCTCTACCTGTCGACTGACCCTGACGCAACGGTGGTCCGTACTGCCCGTAAGTACAATGCGGCAATGCCTGACTACGTGGTTAGCAGGGTAGAAGAAGTACTGGGTGACCTGAAGGGCCAAAAGGCTGTGGTGCTGGGTGCTTCCTACCGTGGTGGCGTGAAGGAAACCGCATTCTCGGGCGTGTTCCGTACTGTCGAAGCCTTGGAAGAAAAGGGCGCGGACGTGTTCGTGCACGATCCGATGTTCAGTGATGACGAATTGGCCGGATTCGGCTGGAAGGCTTACCACTTCGGCGAGTCCGCTGATGTAGCCATCGTGCAGGCCGACCACAAGGAATACCGGACTATCTCTGCTTCTGATATCCCTGGTATCAAGCTGCTCTTCGACGGGCGTCGCGTGACTGATCCGCAAACCTGGGCTGGTACGCCTCGCATGGTTATTGGCGACAAATAGTCATTAGTTACAATGGGCACGTGTCTTAGCCATCTTGGCTAAAACATGTGCCCATTTTGCATCCCCTGGAGGGTCTATGTTGTTCCCAGCTTCCACAGAGCTGAGTCATTTTTATAGTTGGGGTGGATTCTTAGTCTGCCTAGGAGTAACTACCCTGGTAGTTTTCCTCCCGGGGCTTGTTGTGGGTATTGCAGCGGGATTTAGAAGGTCCACGCTTGCAGCCTTTGCACCGGCTGCC
The genomic region above belongs to Winkia neuii and contains:
- a CDS encoding DUF6541 family protein, encoding MAWLGCIPLLAGLLGIVFIPGASICLLAGMRPRYVVALAPLISMSLVSLLPVLFAKFGMRWSIGSFAGTFVVFCLAVALICRGRARWPQRVALPSALWIGGVVAWLGHVLPAVIGRSPRTPIQQIDPTYHMNLVWFMANTGNGSSISAPTRMFGLETSETAAPSGWHDLVALMGTGRVVEATNTMAIVLPTLWVVGISLLAYVAFSANTKLVVWTQLASLVFSEFPTILQSSYPVWPNALAIALLPFACAAMWMAIRDWRAQKHSALGYVGVGAAAILITCGIALVHPSFVFNMASLSVFPLLYLLIRGIWRSPSQRRRKSLLWLGGVVLVVVGASLAMFTIPYVSAVAARMMSSYGGEPAIGIEAILKIVSGATAHKEGTVVPVKMSQALMNVCGMVLFIGAVLMCWRRRDKIVWLSWLGTAFIALIVYWRVPGVLGMIGGFWYMNAHRVIAPLEVPATLLFGLGLAQWSYLLSLLLKTVFRAKNAAGLSRAITLGVVLVAGFSAGIITKNAFYQVVYNPKSDFVTIHMSSPEIAMIERAQKKIKGPVRVIGDPTNGSAMMQALGGVEVVFPQMYYRPSNTNEAYLLSNFDKLGTEPKVCDLVRKYNIRYFYYDSDKETFGKTGQVKDDGIQVPPSPKEAELVDRGGTARLYKITACRSS
- a CDS encoding nucleotide sugar dehydrogenase — protein: MQIAVVAMGKIGLPLAVQFADMGHQVVGVDVNQKTVDLVNAGKEPFPGEAHLQEKLDELIPAGKLRATTDYAEAIPQADAVVLVVPLFVNDQTWEPVFGWMDAATKSLAANLKPNTLISYETTLPVGTTRGRWKPMIEEISGLKEGEDFHLVFSPERVLTGRVFDDLQKYPKLVGGLNEEGTKAGIDFYKQVLTFRDREDLPRQNGVWDMGSAEAAEMAKLAETTYRDVNIGLANQFAVYADKVGIDVEKVIDACNSQPYSHIHRPGIAVGGHCIPVYPRLYLSTDPDATVVRTARKYNAAMPDYVVSRVEEVLGDLKGQKAVVLGASYRGGVKETAFSGVFRTVEALEEKGADVFVHDPMFSDDELAGFGWKAYHFGESADVAIVQADHKEYRTISASDIPGIKLLFDGRRVTDPQTWAGTPRMVIGDK